The Pararhizobium sp. IMCC21322 sequence GCAAACAATCCCGGCATTAAAGAATGGTGTTACGTGGCTCGCGACAGCCGGCGCGCGGAATTACTGCGGCAGTCGCTAGAGTTTTTTGCGCCATTGTCAGAAATTGTCTTTGTTCCAGCCTGGGATTGCCTGCCATACGATCGCGTTTCGCCAACCGCGCAAACCAGCGCGCAGCGCATGATGGCGCTGGCGCAGTTGCAGACAGCAACGGCCAAGGGAAAACAGCGCATCATTCTGATGACGGCGAATGCGGCCCTGCAAAAATCGCTTCCGCCATCAATTATTCCAAAACGGGTGTGGCAGGCAAAGCCGGGCAGTGTCGTATCCATGTCCGATCTTGTTGCATGGCTGGAAAGCAATGGCTTTTTACGCGTGCCAACTGTACGCGAGACCAGCGAATATGCTGTGCGTGGTGGCATCCTGGATTTATTTGCGCCAGGTGATGAAGAACCGATACGCCTCGATTTTTTTGGCGACACTTTGGAAACACTCCGGCGTTTTGACCCGGAGACGCAACGCACCACCAATGCGCTTCAGGAACTCGATCTGGTGCCCGCCAGTGAAGCCATTCTGGATGAAGACCGCATTCAGCGCTTCCGGCAGAATTATCGCGCATCGAACGGAACCGTTACAAAAGACGATCCGCTATATGAAGCCGTCAGCGAAGGTCGCCGCTATCCCGGTCTGGAGCATTGGCTTGGGTATCTGGAGCCAGAACTGGTGCCGGTCTTAAGCTTTGCGCCTGAAGCGCCGGTCATTCTGGATCATTTGCTTGAAGATGCCTTGGATGATCGCGCCACCCAGATTGAGGATCACTATCAGACCCGACTGGAACACAGCGGCGAGGGGGCGATCTACCGGCCCTCAGAACCCGATCTGCTTTATTTGAACATCGACAGCTGGAACGAATTGTTGCAGCAGCGCCGGACTGTTTCTCTGACACCATTTGATGTCATTCAGGAAACCCACGCAGGCAAGGTCATCCTGATGGGCGGTCGCCAGAGCAAAACATTTGCCGCTGAGCGCGCAGCCAATGACCAGAATGTTTTCGATGCGCTGATTGCCCATGTCGGCAATTTGGTTGCCGAAAAAAATCGGGTGCTGATTGCTGCATGGAGTGAAGGCGCACGGGATCGTTTGGCGCAAGTCCTTCAGGATCATGGGCTGGTCAAGCAAAGGTTGATCAATTCATGGACTGATGCCAAAGGTCTGCAGAATGGAACGGTCGGACTGTCTGTTCTTGAACTGGAAAACGGATTTTCCTTTGAAGGGTTCGCCCTGATCGGCGAACAGGATGTGCTGGGTGACCGCCTGGTACGCAAGGGCAAACGCAAGCGCCGCGATGCAGATGTTCTGACCGAGGCTGCAAGTCTGAACGAGGGAGACTTTGTTGTCCACGTCGAGCACGGCATCGCGCAATTTGCCGGACTGAGCACCATTATGGCGGCCGGTGCCCCCCATGATTGTCTGGAACTCGTCTATGCCGGTGGCGACAAGCTGTTTCTGCCCGTCGAAAACATTGAACTGCTCACCCGTTACGGCTCTGAAGGCAGCGAAACGTCCTTGGACAAGTTGGGTGGTGTTGCCTGGCAGGCCCGCAAATCAAGACTGAAAAAACGCATCCGCGATATGGCGGAAGCGCTTATCAAAGTTGCAGCCGCAAGAGCTTTGAAAACGGCTGCACCGCTGACCCTCGATGAAGGCATCTACGACGAGTTTGCCGCACGTTTCCCTTACGAGGAGACTGAAGATCAATTGGGCGCAATAGATGCTGTCACCGATGATCTGGCGTCAGGACGTCCTATGGACCGGCTGGTTTGCGGTGATGTCGGCTTTGGCAAAACGGAGGTAGCACTGCGCGCAGCCTTTGTGGCGTCAATGTCAGGCAGGCAAGTGGCCGTAGTGGTGCCAACCACATTGTTGGCGCGGCAACATTACAAAACTTTTGCAGACCGGTTTGCAGGACTGCCGATCAAGGTACGCCATGCATCCAGACTGGTGCCCGCAAAGGCACTGTCAGAAACCAAGTCTGGTCTTGAAACCGGCGAAGTCGACATTGTGATCGGCACCCATGCCTTGCTTGGAAAAGCCATAAAATTCCGCGATCTCGGACTACTGGTTATCGATGAAGAACAGCGGTTTGGCGTTCGGCACAAAGAGCGGCTGAAGGAACTGAAATCCGATGTTCATGTTCTGACGCTGACGGCAACGCCCATACCGCGCACACTGCAATTGGCGCTGACTGGCGTGCGCGAATTGTCACTCATCAGCACGCCACCGGTAGACCGTCTGGCCGTGCGTACCTTTGTCTCACCGGTAGATCCGGTGACAATCCGGGAAGCACTGCTGCGCGAGCATTTCCGAGGTGGCCAGAGCTTTTATGTCTGTCCAAGGGTCTCTGATCTGGCGGAAAGAAAAGCTTTTCTTGAGCAGCATGTCCCTGAAATCAAAGCCGTGGTCGCACATGGGCAAATGCCCCCCAGTGAACTCGACGATGTCATGAACGCCTTTTATGACGGGCAGTTTGACGTGCTTCTATCGACTACAATTGTGGAATCCGGTCTGGATATTCCGACAGCCAATACGCTGATCATTCACCGTGCGCACATGTTTGGTCTGGCGCAAATGTACCAGCTGCGTGGCCGTGTCGGGCGCTCCAAAACACGTGCCTACGCGCTGTTCACTGTCCCCACAAACATGAAACTTACAGCCACAGCGGATCGTCGTTTACGTGTCCTTCAATCGTTGAACAGTCTGGGTGCCGGCTTTGAATTGGCCAGCCATGACATGGATATTCGTGGTGCCGGAAACCTGTTGGGTGAAGAACAATCCGGGCAAGTGCGCGAAGTCGGGTTTGAGCTTTATCAGCAAATGCTGGAAGAAGCGGTTGCCAGCATGAAAGCGGGTGATCTGGACGCTGAAATGGAAGACCAATGGTCGCCGCAAATCACGCTTGGCCTGGCTGTGATGATACCGGAAAGCTATGTGCCGGACCTGCAATTGCGTCTGTCCCTTTACAAACGCCTGTCATCGCTGGAGTCAGCGCAGGAAATCGACGATTTTGGCGCAGAACTGATCGACCGGTTCGGGTCGCTTCCAGAAGAGGTCGACCACTTGCTGAAGTTGGTTTTCGTCAAACAATTATGCCGCCAATGCAATATCGAAAAGGTCGATGCCGGCCCCAAAGGCATGGTTTTCTCGCTGCGCAAGGGTGTCTTTCCAAACCCGACAGGCTTGATTGAATACATTTCACAACAAGGGACACTTGCGAAAATCAGACCGGACCAGAAGATCGTGCTGATCCGGGATTGGCCGAAGCCGGTTCAACGCCTCAAAGGGGCCGCGGTTGCATTGGCCCAACTGGCAAAAATCGCCAGCGAGGGCGATCAGGAAGCGTCCTGATCGGCTTCTGCCGCTGTGCGGGTAATCGCTTCGGCAAGTGTTTCAGGCTCCTGAGCCCCCATAATTGCGTATTTCTGCCCCAGAATGAAACAGGGAACGCCTGTCACGCCAATCTTTTGGGCTTCTGCGATCTGTTGCTTCACAACATCTTTCGCCAGATCGGTGTGAAGCTTGTCGAGAATTTCATCGTCATCCATGCCAATATCGCCCGACAGAGCCGCCAACACCTCATCGTCGCCAATGTTCTGGCCTTCCAGAAAATAGGCCTGAAACAAGCGCTCAGCCATCTGGTTCTGAAGGTCTTCCTGCTCCGCCCAATGGATCAAACGATGGGCATCAAGCGTATTGGACGAATATTCAATCAGATCAAACGCAAAGGGAATATCCAGCGCGGCCCCGGTTTCTTCAATCTGGGTATAAGCTGTCTGCGCCCGTTCCTTTCCGCCAAATTTTTCTGACAGATACTCAGCCCTGGGTTTGCCGCTTTTTGGCAGTGTTCCATCAAGCTGGAAGGGGAGCCAATGGACATCCAACTCGATACCATCAAGCAGATTATGCGCCATCTCGAGGCGTTTTTTGCCGATGTAACACCACGGGCACATGACATCGGAAACAATTTCAACGCGGATAGATTGCATGAATTAGTCTTTCGTTATGACTGAAATCTGTAAGCCAATTTCCTACTGGGTAGCCCACCATGTGGCAGGTTGATAGCCGTAAACAGATGTTTTCTCCGGAACAGAAATACGCGTTCTCCGCGCCAGCCATTGCCCCGGTGTATGAAACAGCGGAATAAAATAAATGCCGGACATAATCATGCGATCAAATGCACGTACTGCGGTGACAAAATCCTCACGGTCACGGGCAGCAACCAGCTTGTCTATTATGGCGTCAATTGCTGGATTGCTTGCGCCCGAAAGGTTGAGACTGCCTTCTGTTGTGGCTGCAACCTGTCCCCAGCGACCATATTGCTCCGAGCCGGGAGACAGGGATGCCGTAAAAATATATTGCAGCATATCATAGTCGAACCGTTTCCAGCGCTCCCAATACTGGGCGGAATCAACCGTGCGGATGATCATTTCAACGCCAATCCGTTCCACATTGCGCTGCAACGCCAGTGCAAGTCGTTCCTGTGGCTGTGAATCGGCCATAAACTCAAATGAAAATTGCTCTCCGGTTTCGCCATCCACCATTTTTCCGTCCTTGAGGACGTAACCAGCATCGCGGAACAACTCGACAGCTTTGCGCAGGTTTTTACGATCACGTCCGGTGCCGTCACTTATTGGCGGCGTATACGTGCCATCCAGAACCTCGGGTAAGATCTGATCTATGGAACTGCCCAGCAATGCTTTTTCAGCGTCATCCACCGGACGTTGAAATGCTGACAATTCGGAATTATGGAACAGACTCGCAGTCCGTTGATAAGCACCTGAAAACAGGTTCTCGTTGACCCATTGGAAATCAAACAAATACGTGAATGCTTCCCGTATGCGTTTGTCGGCAAATTTTTCCTGTCGCGTGTTAAAAATCATGCCGCGCATGCCTGTTGGCGTGCCGGTTTCATAAGTATCCAGCACGATCTCCCCATTGCGAACCGCTGGAAAGTCATAATCACTGGCCCAGCGTGTGGGACTGTCTTCCGGGTTTGTGTCAAACAGGCCTTTGCGGAATGCTTCAAATCTGGAGCTTTCCTCGCGATAATAATCAATGTGGATCGCTTCAAAATTGTCAAACCCTGCCCGAACAGGAAGGTCACTACCCCAATAGTCCGGGTTTTTTTTCAACACGACCCGCGTGCCCGCATTAACATCAGCAACAACATAGGGGCCGGAGCCAAGGATGGGCGTTAAGCTGGAGCGGTCAAATGTATCAAAATCAATGGCATGTTTGGGCAGGATCGGAATGATACCCAGCAACAGCGGCAATTCGCGGTTTTTCCCTTCGCCCAGATTCATCCGCACACCGCGCTCACCAATCCGCTCAACGCTTTCAATGGCCTGCATCCAGCGACTATAGGGAGGGCGGCCTTTTTCGCGGAATAAATCAATGGTGAACAAAACGTCGTCGACCTTGATTGGCTCACCATCGGAAAATTTGGCTTCCGGGTGAATGGTGATCTCAAGGAATGTGCGTTCCGGGTCTGTTTTGATGGTATCCGCAATGAGGCCATACATGGTAAAGGCCTCATCCCGATTGCGCTGCATCAGGCCCTCATAGACATTTGCACCCAATACCCCGTCAAACAGGCCACGCGGCGCCACACCCCGAACGATAAACTGGTTCAGACTGTCAAATGACCCATTGAACCCATAGGTGATAAGGCCGCCTTGGGGCGCATCAGGGTTCGCATAGGGAAAGCCGGTAAAGTCAGGGGGCAGGGCCGGTTGTCCATGCATGGCCAATCCGTGAGGCGGGTTGGCGATTTCCCTTGTATATTCCACACCAACCGGTGCGTCCTGAGCCCGCTCAGCAGCAAACGAACCGCCGCCAGAGAGGGAAAACAACAAACAGGCGAGCAGACCAAATGAGGTAGGCAGGCGCTTCTTGATTGAACAAACAACCGTCTTAGGGGAAACCACAACATCCTCCAGAAATACAAAATCGCCGAAACGCGAATCATCCATTGCGTTAGGCGAAGAGTATGGCGCATCCAAGAAGTAGCATGCAATGCGGGTCAAAAATGATCGTTCTCGGCGCTTCCAACTGTGCTCGGGCCTATTTATCGCCTTATTTGTTGCCCAACCACTGTCTAACCCACTTCCGAACTCACTGTTTGTGTAACATGACAAAATTACAATTTGCGACCTTGCCGCAAATTTGCGAAACACAACACAACACTTGTCGGTGTCGACCGTCTGAACTGTTCGAACACTGACACACGGAACAACCAAGAGCCCTGACAAGCGAAGAGCAATCAACATGATCCCTCTGAAACAAAATATCCTAGCCGCCACGACAATCGCGACAGCGATGCTGGTCGGCACAATCGGAAACATCCAAGCACAGCAAGCTGCCCCGGCGCAGGCTGCATGGGTAAAAGTCTGTAATCAGGACCCGACTTCCAAAAAAGATGTCTGCCTGACCACTCAGGAGATCAGGGCAGATTCGGGCCAGTTCCTGGCGTCAGTTGCTGTGCGCGAGATCGGTGGCGAAGAAAAGCAAAGTCTGGTTATCGCCGTTCCAACGGGAATGCTGGTTCAACCCGGCCTCAGGCTTCAGGTCGACAAGAATGCGCAAAAGGAAATCAAATACGGCATTTGTTTCCCAAACGCCTGCTATGCTGAATTGCCGATAGACCCATCTGTTGTTGCCGAGATGAAACGTGGAAACGCATTGGTGCTGACCACGCTTAACCAACAGGCAAAGGCGATCAATTTCAAGCTGACCCTCGTTGGTTTTACAGCCAGCTACGATGGCGAGGCAATTGACCCGGCGCAACTGAAAGTACAACAGGAAACACTGCGCGACGAATTGCAGCAAAAGGCCGAAGCAGCACGCAAACGCCTGATTGAACAACAGCAAAACGCAACCGGCAACTAGGCCGTGGGTGATTTGACGAAACAAAATAGGAAGTCTGAGGTTCTAATGGCTTTTTCGAAGAAGCAGACACTCACTCGTTTGTTACCAGTTCTGGCACCACTTATTCTGGTGACATCACCGGACGTATCAAGCGCACAGGAAGCAGCCGAGGGTCCCAAGCCCTGGACAAAGATCTGCACGCAAAACAAACAAACCAAAAAAGAAATTTGTCTGGTTTCACAGGAAATCAGGTCTGCAAATGGTCAGTTTCTGGCGTCTGTGGCTGTTCGGGAAATTGATGGTGATGAAAATCAATCAATCCTGATTTCGGTTCCACCAGGCATGCTTTTACAGCCCGGCATCCAATTCAAGGTTGACGAGAACGAGCCACGCGCTGTCAAATACGGCATCTGCTTCCAAAAATATTGCTATTCGGAATTACCGATCAAAAAAGACGCGATCGACGAAATGAAGGGGGGCAACAATCTGACTGTCACAACCTTCAGCCAGCAAGGCAAGGCGATTGGCTTTGAGCTGACATTAACAGGTTTCACAGCCACCTATGATGGCGACCCGATTGATCCCGCCATCGTTCAGGCACAGCGCGAAAAAGCGCGGCAGGAAATGGCAGACAAAGCCCAACAGGCCAGAGATAACCTGATTAAAATGCAGCAAGAGGCCACTCAATAACAGGCTTGTACAGCGTAATTTCAGACCAGAGCGTCTGAAATTACGCTGTGTTCCGGCGGCAGTGACTGCCGGAACACAATACCAATGTAAGCGCAACGGCTAGAGCGGCACCTCCTCGGCACCACCCAATTGGGCAGGTCAGAAATGTGGACCGATCAGTGCTTTAAAATATCAAATGGCTGATAGCGCCCGTCTTTGATGTTTTCAAAGACCTCAGCAACTTGCGGATGGCGTACAGGATCGCCGCTGGTGTCGGGCAGCAGATTTTGCTCCGACACATAAGCGACGTACTCGGTTTCGTCATTCTCGGCAAAGAGATGATAGAAAGGTTGATCTTTCTTGGGGCGCACGTCTTCCGGGATTGAATCCCACCATTCATCAGTGTTGGAAAATTCCGGATCCACATCGAAAATTACGCCGCGAAACGCATAGATCCGATGTTTTACAACATCACCAATGCTGAATTTTGCGGCCCGTCCGGTCGGTGCATATCTCTTGGGCGAGTTGTCTTGTGTCTCAGTGTGGGCCATTTTTCCCGACCTTTCTTTTCCGCTACTATATAACCCCTGCGCCTCGCATTGCAATTTTGCAGTTACATTGAAGCGCTATTTTCTGAATGGAATCAGAACATCAACCGCAATTTCAGCAAAACCAGCACCCGCTAGCTTGGCATTCTCACCAGACTTGCCTACAACACCGGCTGATTTGCAGAAAATAAGTTAATCCTGAAGGGACAAACACAATGACAGCCATTGTCGATATAGTTGCGCGTGAAATTTTGGACAGCCGTGGAAATCCAACGGTCGAGGTCGATGTCATGCTGGAAGACGGATCAATGGGTCGTGCAGCTGTTCCTTCCGGCGCTTCCACAGGCGCTCATGAAGCGGTTGAATTGCGTGATGGCGGGTCTCGTTATCTCGGCAAAGGTGTGATGAAGGCAGTTGAGGCAGTCACCACTGAAATTTTCGATGCTATTGGCGGATTTGAAGTTGAGAACCAGATTCACATCGATCGCACCATGATTGCGCTGGATGGCACGCCGAATAAAGCACGACTTGGCGCAAACGCCATTCTCGGCGTATCCCTTGCTTGCGCAAAAGCTGCAGCAGATGCGAGCGGTTTGCCGCTTTACCGGTATGTCGGCGGCGCCAATGCGCGTGACCTTCCGGTGCCAATGATGAATATCATCAACGGCGGTGAACACGCTGACAATCCCATTGATGTTCAGGAATTCATGGTCATGCCAGTCGGCGCTGAGACCTTCAGCGAAGCGTTGCGCATGGGATCTGAGATCTTTCACACCCTGAAAAAGGGCTTGAGCGCTGCTGGCCACAACACCAATGTGGGCGATGAGGGTGGTTTTGCGCCTAATCTGGCATCAACTGAGGATGCACTTGGCTTTATCATGAAGTCGGTCGAAGCAGCCGGATATAAGCCAGGCGAGGATGTCTATCTGGCGCTGGATTGTGCCTCTACCGAATTCTTTGCAGGCGGCACCTACAATCTCAAAGGTGAAGACAAGAAGCTATCCTCTGATGAAATGGCCGCTTATCTGGCAGATCTGGTCGCGCGCTATCCGATTATCTCCATTGAAGACGGAATGGCCGAAGATGACTGGGCCGGTTGGAGCGCTCTGACAAAGGCTGTTGGAGACAAGTGCCAATTAGTGGGCGACGATTTGTTTGTAACCAACACAAAACGGCTGATCCGCGGTATCGAGGAACAATCGGCAAATTCCATTCTGGTGAAAGTCAACCAGATCGGCACACTGACCGAAACGCTTGAAGCCGTTGAGATGGCTCACAAGGCAGGCTTCACTGCCGTTATGTCACACCGCTCAGGAGAAACCGAAGACAGCACCATTGCAGATCTCGCGGTTGCCTTGAATTGCGGTCAGATCAAAACCGGCTCACTTGCACGGTCTGACAGGCTGGCAAAATACAATCAGCTCCTCAGGATTGAGGAAGAACTGGGTACCCAGGGTCGCTTTGCCGGGCGTGGTATTCTGAAGAACTAGTGCGGTAACAGGAATGCAAAGAGGCCCGATGATTATGTCGGGCCTTTTTTTAATCTTTTTTCGCTTGCCAGGCAGCGAAATGGATTCCCGAAAGTTTTTTTTAACCCTCAGCGCATAGTGTCGTTTTCGAGGGCGGCTTCAAGTTCCGCGTACCGCTCGATAGTTTAGGCGCGTATTGCCAATGTCTACTCGTTACAAAAAACAAAGCCTTTACGGTCGATTGTTTCTGCCTGTTTTAACAGTGCTAGTGTTGACCTATTTCACCTTCCATGCAGTCAATGGCCGCTATGGCTATCGCGCTTTGCAAACAGAGCAAATTCGTATTGTAGAGCTTCTGGAGCAACGAACAAAGTTGCTTGACGAGCGTAAAGCGATGCGCGACC is a genomic window containing:
- a CDS encoding septum formation initiator family protein — protein: MSTRYKKQSLYGRLFLPVLTVLVLTYFTFHAVNGRYGYRALQTEQIRIVELLEQRTKLLDERKAMRDRANLLKLAAIDADLLDERARQLLGYVRSDEMLIYFDR
- a CDS encoding DsbA family oxidoreductase, with translation MQSIRVEIVSDVMCPWCYIGKKRLEMAHNLLDGIELDVHWLPFQLDGTLPKSGKPRAEYLSEKFGGKERAQTAYTQIEETGAALDIPFAFDLIEYSSNTLDAHRLIHWAEQEDLQNQMAERLFQAYFLEGQNIGDDEVLAALSGDIGMDDDEILDKLHTDLAKDVVKQQIAEAQKIGVTGVPCFILGQKYAIMGAQEPETLAEAITRTAAEADQDAS
- a CDS encoding invasion associated locus B family protein produces the protein MAFSKKQTLTRLLPVLAPLILVTSPDVSSAQEAAEGPKPWTKICTQNKQTKKEICLVSQEIRSANGQFLASVAVREIDGDENQSILISVPPGMLLQPGIQFKVDENEPRAVKYGICFQKYCYSELPIKKDAIDEMKGGNNLTVTTFSQQGKAIGFELTLTGFTATYDGDPIDPAIVQAQREKARQEMADKAQQARDNLIKMQQEATQ
- the eno gene encoding phosphopyruvate hydratase, giving the protein MTAIVDIVAREILDSRGNPTVEVDVMLEDGSMGRAAVPSGASTGAHEAVELRDGGSRYLGKGVMKAVEAVTTEIFDAIGGFEVENQIHIDRTMIALDGTPNKARLGANAILGVSLACAKAAADASGLPLYRYVGGANARDLPVPMMNIINGGEHADNPIDVQEFMVMPVGAETFSEALRMGSEIFHTLKKGLSAAGHNTNVGDEGGFAPNLASTEDALGFIMKSVEAAGYKPGEDVYLALDCASTEFFAGGTYNLKGEDKKLSSDEMAAYLADLVARYPIISIEDGMAEDDWAGWSALTKAVGDKCQLVGDDLFVTNTKRLIRGIEEQSANSILVKVNQIGTLTETLEAVEMAHKAGFTAVMSHRSGETEDSTIADLAVALNCGQIKTGSLARSDRLAKYNQLLRIEEELGTQGRFAGRGILKN
- the mfd gene encoding transcription-repair coupling factor, translating into MRLKLKNLFQITERVTLSSVADGAEGYVLAEMLANNPGIKEWCYVARDSRRAELLRQSLEFFAPLSEIVFVPAWDCLPYDRVSPTAQTSAQRMMALAQLQTATAKGKQRIILMTANAALQKSLPPSIIPKRVWQAKPGSVVSMSDLVAWLESNGFLRVPTVRETSEYAVRGGILDLFAPGDEEPIRLDFFGDTLETLRRFDPETQRTTNALQELDLVPASEAILDEDRIQRFRQNYRASNGTVTKDDPLYEAVSEGRRYPGLEHWLGYLEPELVPVLSFAPEAPVILDHLLEDALDDRATQIEDHYQTRLEHSGEGAIYRPSEPDLLYLNIDSWNELLQQRRTVSLTPFDVIQETHAGKVILMGGRQSKTFAAERAANDQNVFDALIAHVGNLVAEKNRVLIAAWSEGARDRLAQVLQDHGLVKQRLINSWTDAKGLQNGTVGLSVLELENGFSFEGFALIGEQDVLGDRLVRKGKRKRRDADVLTEAASLNEGDFVVHVEHGIAQFAGLSTIMAAGAPHDCLELVYAGGDKLFLPVENIELLTRYGSEGSETSLDKLGGVAWQARKSRLKKRIRDMAEALIKVAAARALKTAAPLTLDEGIYDEFAARFPYEETEDQLGAIDAVTDDLASGRPMDRLVCGDVGFGKTEVALRAAFVASMSGRQVAVVVPTTLLARQHYKTFADRFAGLPIKVRHASRLVPAKALSETKSGLETGEVDIVIGTHALLGKAIKFRDLGLLVIDEEQRFGVRHKERLKELKSDVHVLTLTATPIPRTLQLALTGVRELSLISTPPVDRLAVRTFVSPVDPVTIREALLREHFRGGQSFYVCPRVSDLAERKAFLEQHVPEIKAVVAHGQMPPSELDDVMNAFYDGQFDVLLSTTIVESGLDIPTANTLIIHRAHMFGLAQMYQLRGRVGRSKTRAYALFTVPTNMKLTATADRRLRVLQSLNSLGAGFELASHDMDIRGAGNLLGEEQSGQVREVGFELYQQMLEEAVASMKAGDLDAEMEDQWSPQITLGLAVMIPESYVPDLQLRLSLYKRLSSLESAQEIDDFGAELIDRFGSLPEEVDHLLKLVFVKQLCRQCNIEKVDAGPKGMVFSLRKGVFPNPTGLIEYISQQGTLAKIRPDQKIVLIRDWPKPVQRLKGAAVALAQLAKIASEGDQEAS
- a CDS encoding invasion associated locus B family protein — protein: MIPLKQNILAATTIATAMLVGTIGNIQAQQAAPAQAAWVKVCNQDPTSKKDVCLTTQEIRADSGQFLASVAVREIGGEEKQSLVIAVPTGMLVQPGLRLQVDKNAQKEIKYGICFPNACYAELPIDPSVVAEMKRGNALVLTTLNQQAKAINFKLTLVGFTASYDGEAIDPAQLKVQQETLRDELQQKAEAARKRLIEQQQNATGN
- the hspQ gene encoding heat shock protein HspQ, with product MAHTETQDNSPKRYAPTGRAAKFSIGDVVKHRIYAFRGVIFDVDPEFSNTDEWWDSIPEDVRPKKDQPFYHLFAENDETEYVAYVSEQNLLPDTSGDPVRHPQVAEVFENIKDGRYQPFDILKH
- a CDS encoding extracellular solute-binding protein; protein product: MVSPKTVVCSIKKRLPTSFGLLACLLFSLSGGGSFAAERAQDAPVGVEYTREIANPPHGLAMHGQPALPPDFTGFPYANPDAPQGGLITYGFNGSFDSLNQFIVRGVAPRGLFDGVLGANVYEGLMQRNRDEAFTMYGLIADTIKTDPERTFLEITIHPEAKFSDGEPIKVDDVLFTIDLFREKGRPPYSRWMQAIESVERIGERGVRMNLGEGKNRELPLLLGIIPILPKHAIDFDTFDRSSLTPILGSGPYVVADVNAGTRVVLKKNPDYWGSDLPVRAGFDNFEAIHIDYYREESSRFEAFRKGLFDTNPEDSPTRWASDYDFPAVRNGEIVLDTYETGTPTGMRGMIFNTRQEKFADKRIREAFTYLFDFQWVNENLFSGAYQRTASLFHNSELSAFQRPVDDAEKALLGSSIDQILPEVLDGTYTPPISDGTGRDRKNLRKAVELFRDAGYVLKDGKMVDGETGEQFSFEFMADSQPQERLALALQRNVERIGVEMIIRTVDSAQYWERWKRFDYDMLQYIFTASLSPGSEQYGRWGQVAATTEGSLNLSGASNPAIDAIIDKLVAARDREDFVTAVRAFDRMIMSGIYFIPLFHTPGQWLARRTRISVPEKTSVYGYQPATWWATQ